Proteins encoded within one genomic window of Bradyrhizobium sp. 186:
- a CDS encoding helix-turn-helix domain-containing protein — protein MKSMSNNRQEIRPWSPEEEAQLLALLDQGMTATELGERLGRTRQAVYGRLQRFRKQQGRVSRTSGRAFAQWFG, from the coding sequence ATGAAATCGATGTCCAACAATCGACAAGAGATCCGCCCGTGGTCGCCCGAAGAAGAAGCGCAACTTCTTGCGCTACTCGATCAGGGCATGACTGCAACCGAGCTCGGCGAGCGGTTAGGCCGCACTCGCCAGGCCGTCTACGGTCGGTTGCAACGTTTCCGCAAGCAGCAAGGCCGAGTAAGCCGCACCAGCGGACGCGCCTTCGCGCAATGGTTCGGTTAG
- a CDS encoding DUF5131 family protein encodes MAETSIEWTDATWNPVAGCTVLTAGCTNCYAMRMAARLDAMGVAKYKGLTRKSGKRAVWTGKIRLDQSSLETPKAWSKPRKVFVNSMSDLFHPDVSADFIFRVWQVMKETPRHTYQILTKRPDRMAEVLSQPQFEILPNVWLGTSVEDGRVLFRLDDVRRVPAAVRFVSLEPLIGSVADGDLTGIHWAIVGGESGPRARPMNPEWVDEIESMCRRAGTAFFFKQWGGKNKKVTGRTLNGRTYDEMPTLTF; translated from the coding sequence ATGGCGGAAACTTCCATTGAATGGACTGATGCAACGTGGAACCCGGTAGCTGGCTGCACGGTGTTAACTGCTGGATGCACTAACTGTTACGCGATGCGCATGGCTGCGCGGCTGGATGCTATGGGCGTTGCTAAGTACAAGGGACTGACTCGAAAAAGCGGCAAACGTGCCGTGTGGACCGGAAAAATTCGGCTCGATCAAAGCTCGTTGGAAACACCGAAAGCGTGGTCGAAACCGCGCAAGGTTTTCGTAAATTCAATGTCTGATCTGTTCCATCCTGACGTGTCCGCCGATTTTATTTTCCGTGTGTGGCAGGTGATGAAGGAAACTCCCCGCCACACCTATCAGATACTCACGAAGCGTCCCGACCGTATGGCGGAAGTTTTGTCCCAACCGCAGTTCGAAATTCTGCCGAATGTCTGGCTGGGGACCAGTGTTGAAGATGGCCGCGTACTGTTCCGGCTTGATGATGTTCGGAGGGTACCTGCTGCGGTCAGGTTTGTGTCACTGGAGCCGCTTATCGGCTCGGTCGCAGACGGCGACCTTACAGGCATTCACTGGGCGATAGTTGGGGGTGAGAGTGGGCCGCGCGCGCGGCCAATGAATCCAGAATGGGTTGATGAAATCGAGTCGATGTGTCGCCGGGCGGGGACTGCATTTTTCTTCAAGCAGTGGGGCGGCAAGAATAAAAAAGTGACAGGTCGCACGTTGAATGGCCGGACCTACGACGAGATGCCAACACTGACTTTCTGA
- a CDS encoding three-Cys-motif partner protein TcmP produces the protein MEMTPTPSAMNNLPELEFDEVGIWSELKLEIVENYGAAYTNAFANQSLKKYYVDAFSGAGVHISKNTGDQIDGSPARALKISPPFDGFYFIDMNEQKTAHLKSICAGRSNVQIKTGDASDYLIRSLLPTIQYEHYNRALCLFDPYGLHLDWRAMDMAGKSRAVDMFLNFPVMDMNRNAIWRDPSAVPQDGIDRMNRFWGDESWRSVAYAEHPQGNLFGGPDIVKQSNDVVVEAFRERLKKVAGFKYVPDPLPMKNSNNAVVYYLIFASQKPVAQKIIEGIFNKHR, from the coding sequence ATGGAAATGACTCCCACTCCTTCCGCGATGAACAACCTTCCAGAGCTTGAATTCGATGAGGTTGGGATCTGGTCTGAGTTGAAACTTGAGATCGTTGAGAATTATGGTGCGGCATATACAAACGCCTTTGCGAACCAGAGCCTGAAAAAATACTACGTCGATGCGTTCAGCGGAGCTGGCGTGCACATCTCGAAAAATACTGGCGATCAGATCGACGGAAGTCCCGCTAGAGCGCTAAAAATTTCTCCGCCATTTGACGGCTTTTATTTTATCGACATGAACGAGCAAAAGACAGCGCACCTCAAATCCATTTGCGCTGGTAGAAGCAATGTGCAGATCAAGACCGGCGATGCGTCTGATTATTTGATCCGCTCACTGCTGCCGACAATCCAATATGAACATTACAATCGCGCGCTTTGTCTTTTTGATCCGTACGGACTTCATTTGGACTGGAGGGCAATGGACATGGCTGGGAAATCTCGGGCCGTCGATATGTTTCTGAATTTCCCGGTGATGGATATGAACCGAAATGCCATTTGGCGCGATCCCAGCGCCGTGCCACAGGACGGCATCGATCGTATGAATCGCTTTTGGGGCGACGAGTCTTGGCGGAGCGTTGCTTACGCCGAGCACCCCCAAGGTAACCTCTTTGGCGGTCCAGATATTGTAAAGCAGAGCAACGATGTAGTTGTAGAAGCTTTTCGAGAGAGGTTGAAGAAGGTAGCAGGATTTAAGTATGTGCCAGATCCGCTACCGATGAAAAACAGCAACAATGCCGTAGTCTACTACTTGATTTTTGCCTCACAGAAGCCCGTCGCACAAAAAATTATCGAAGGGATTTTCAACAAGCATCGCTAA
- a CDS encoding helix-turn-helix transcriptional regulator, protein MITDAQCRAARGLLAWSQTDLANRSGLSRATVAEFEIGNRRPIANNLAAIRAALESAGVIFLDDGQTIDGGSGVRLARK, encoded by the coding sequence ATGATTACAGACGCGCAATGTCGAGCTGCTCGGGGGTTATTGGCTTGGTCCCAAACGGATTTGGCAAACCGCTCGGGGCTCTCTCGCGCGACGGTGGCTGAATTTGAGATCGGGAACCGCCGGCCTATTGCGAACAATCTCGCCGCCATCCGCGCCGCCCTCGAATCTGCCGGCGTCATCTTCCTCGACGATGGCCAGACGATCGATGGTGGGTCGGGCGTTCGCCTTGCCCGCAAGTAG
- a CDS encoding alpha-2-macroglobulin, giving the protein MIGLIRAVILCATLAFGLATAQAADKAFKRDDLADSAIKLEAQIKSEAGPVAKTNATLRTDADAAFRRNDVRSGLSVLGQIAATTPEDAGNWLRLAKVIFQITPKSSSEQTFLLERASTAAYIAYQRAGNQGEEADALAVLGKSLAERKLWRPALDALRLSLDMREVADVRGSYEKLRDEHGFRLLDYTVDSDSASPRACFQFSEELAKRTDFAPFLALAGQDKPALSAEGKQLCVDGLKHGERYNINLRAGLPSTVKEGLPKSAEFNVYVRDRKPFVRFTSRAYVLPKTGQRGIPVVSVNTPAVNINVFRIGDRNLINTVVDSDFQKTLSKYQLTDLGGERGVKVWSGELATATTLNQDVTTAFPVDQALGDLQAGVYVMTAAAKGPGSDDDYQLATQWFIVSDLGVSAYSGNDGIHVFVNSLASTDPVGKAEVRLVARNNEILATRKTDDSGHVLFEAGLARGEGGLSPALLTVTGEKADYAFLSLKTSAFDLSDRGVAGRVVPAGADAFVYAERGVYRSSETVYLTALLRDGQGNAVSGGPLSLVIERPDGVEFRRAVLSDQGAGGRTLAVPLNSAVPTGTWRVRAFTDPKGSSVGETTFMVEDYVPDRIEFDLSAKDKLIKANAPVELKADGHFLYGAPASGLQLEGDMLIAPATERPGFAGYQFGVADEETTSNERTPLENLPEADANGVATFPVTLDKQPASTRPQEAQIFIRMVETGGRAVERKLVLPVAPANAMIGIKPLFADKNVAEGDKAEFDVLFVSPEGKPLARDGLRYELLKMESRYQWYRQSNYWEYEPVKSTSRVSDGDVTIAADKPSRISLAPRPGRYRLDVKSNDADGPVTSVQFDVGWYSDGSADTPDLLETSIDKPQYTSGDTMTVSVNVRTAGKLTINVLGDRLLTTQTMDVKEGTAQVRIPVGKDWGTGAYVVATLRRPLDAAAQRMPGRAIGLKWFGIDKQTRTLQVKLTPPALIRPNAMLKIPVKLDGLNPGEDAKIVIAAVDVGILNLTNYKPPAPDDYYLGQRRLTAEIRDLYGQLIDGMQGTRGQIKSGGDAGAAELQGSPPAQKPLALYSGIVTVGADGSAEVSFDIPEFAGTARVMAVAWTATKLGRAHTDVVIRDPVVLTATLPRFLLNGDHGSVNLEIDNVEGQAGDYIINVKTGGPVKMTGNPATTVKLAAKQRNSFSLALDATAAGQATLDVDIKGPNGLALARHYALDVKAATQVLARRSIRTLAKGESLTLTSDMFSDLVPGTGSVSVSASLSTALDAATILKALDRYPYGCSEQITSRAMPLLYVNELAAGAHLAMDIEVDQRIRDAIERLLARQGSNGSFGLWSAGGDDAWLDAYVADFLTRAREKGFVVPDVLFKNALDRIRNSVVNGNEPEKDGGRDLAYGLYVLARNGAAPIGDLRYLADTKLSNLATPIAKSQLAAALALVGDRNRAERVYGAALDSLAPKPVLEFGRTDYGSQLRDAAALVSLASEGNAPKATLTQAVSRVETARGLTPYTSTQENAWLVLAARALAKENMSMEIDGQPVKTALYRSYKAATLDGKPLKITNTGDAPVQAVVSVSGSPVTPEPAASAGFKIERSYFTLDGKPADISKVKQNDRFAVVLKITEAKPEYGHIMVSDYLPAGLEIDNPKLVSSGDSGKLGWIEDGEEPEDTEFRDDRFTAAVDRASDSKSIFTVAYVVRAVSPGKYVLPQAYVEDMYNPSRYGRTGTGNVEVRAAK; this is encoded by the coding sequence ATGATCGGTCTGATCCGCGCCGTCATACTCTGCGCCACGCTGGCGTTCGGCCTTGCGACCGCACAGGCTGCTGACAAGGCGTTCAAGCGCGACGATCTGGCCGATTCCGCCATCAAGCTGGAGGCCCAGATCAAGAGTGAGGCGGGGCCGGTTGCGAAGACCAACGCGACGCTGCGCACGGATGCCGACGCCGCCTTCCGGCGCAACGATGTCCGCAGCGGCCTGTCGGTCCTCGGCCAGATCGCCGCGACCACGCCTGAGGATGCCGGCAACTGGCTGCGGCTCGCCAAGGTCATCTTCCAGATCACGCCGAAGAGCTCGAGCGAGCAGACCTTCCTGCTGGAGCGCGCCTCGACCGCCGCCTACATCGCCTACCAGCGCGCCGGCAATCAGGGCGAGGAGGCCGATGCGCTCGCTGTGCTCGGAAAATCGCTCGCCGAGCGCAAGCTCTGGCGGCCGGCGCTGGATGCGCTGCGGCTGTCGCTCGACATGCGTGAGGTCGCCGACGTCCGCGGGAGTTACGAGAAGCTGCGCGACGAGCACGGCTTCCGGCTGCTGGATTACACCGTGGATTCGGACTCGGCGAGCCCGCGCGCCTGCTTCCAGTTCTCGGAAGAGCTCGCCAAGCGCACCGACTTCGCGCCGTTCCTGGCACTCGCGGGCCAGGACAAGCCGGCGCTGTCGGCCGAAGGCAAGCAGCTCTGCGTCGACGGACTGAAGCACGGCGAGCGCTACAACATCAATCTGCGCGCCGGCCTGCCGTCCACGGTCAAGGAGGGGCTGCCCAAATCGGCCGAGTTCAACGTCTATGTGCGCGACCGCAAGCCGTTCGTGCGCTTCACCAGCCGCGCCTATGTGCTGCCGAAGACCGGCCAGCGCGGCATTCCCGTGGTCAGCGTCAATACGCCCGCGGTCAACATCAATGTGTTCCGGATCGGCGACCGCAATTTGATCAACACGGTAGTCGACAGCGATTTCCAGAAGACGTTGTCCAAGTATCAGCTCACGGATCTGGGTGGCGAGCGCGGCGTCAAAGTCTGGTCCGGCGAGCTTGCGACCGCGACGACGTTGAACCAGGACGTCACCACCGCATTCCCGGTCGACCAGGCGCTTGGCGATCTCCAGGCAGGCGTCTATGTGATGACGGCCGCCGCCAAGGGGCCGGGCTCCGACGACGACTACCAGCTCGCCACCCAATGGTTCATCGTCTCCGACCTCGGCGTGTCGGCTTATTCCGGCAACGATGGCATCCATGTCTTCGTCAATTCGCTGGCTTCGACCGATCCGGTCGGCAAGGCCGAGGTTCGGCTGGTCGCGCGCAACAACGAGATCCTGGCGACCCGCAAGACCGACGACAGCGGCCACGTGCTGTTCGAGGCAGGGCTGGCGCGCGGCGAGGGCGGCCTGTCGCCGGCGCTGCTCACGGTGACCGGCGAAAAGGCCGACTATGCCTTCCTCAGCCTGAAGACGAGCGCCTTCGACCTGTCCGACCGCGGTGTGGCGGGCCGCGTTGTGCCGGCCGGCGCCGATGCCTTCGTCTACGCCGAGCGCGGCGTCTACCGCTCCAGCGAGACGGTCTATCTCACCGCGCTCCTGCGCGACGGGCAGGGCAATGCCGTTAGCGGCGGGCCGCTGAGTCTGGTGATCGAGCGTCCCGACGGCGTCGAATTCCGCCGCGCCGTGCTCTCCGACCAGGGCGCCGGCGGCCGCACGCTGGCTGTGCCGCTGAATTCTGCTGTCCCGACCGGGACCTGGCGGGTGCGCGCCTTCACTGATCCGAAGGGCTCGTCGGTCGGCGAGACCACCTTCATGGTCGAGGACTACGTTCCTGATAGGATCGAATTCGACTTGTCTGCCAAGGACAAGCTGATCAAAGCTAACGCTCCTGTAGAGCTTAAGGCCGACGGTCATTTCCTCTATGGCGCGCCGGCCTCCGGTCTCCAGCTCGAAGGCGACATGCTGATCGCGCCCGCCACCGAGCGACCGGGCTTTGCCGGCTATCAGTTCGGCGTCGCCGACGAGGAGACCACCTCGAACGAGCGCACGCCGCTGGAGAACCTGCCCGAGGCGGATGCCAACGGCGTCGCGACCTTCCCGGTGACGCTGGACAAGCAGCCGGCCTCGACGCGACCGCAGGAGGCGCAAATCTTCATCCGCATGGTGGAGACGGGCGGCCGCGCCGTCGAACGCAAGCTTGTGCTGCCGGTCGCGCCCGCCAACGCCATGATCGGCATCAAGCCGCTATTCGCTGACAAGAACGTCGCCGAGGGCGACAAGGCCGAGTTCGACGTCCTGTTTGTTTCGCCTGAAGGCAAGCCGCTCGCCCGCGACGGCCTGCGCTATGAGCTCCTGAAGATGGAGTCGCGCTACCAGTGGTATCGCCAGAGCAATTACTGGGAGTACGAGCCGGTCAAGTCGACTTCGCGCGTCTCTGATGGCGACGTCACGATCGCCGCCGACAAGCCGTCGCGCATCTCGCTTGCGCCGCGGCCCGGCCGCTATCGGCTCGACGTCAAGTCGAACGATGCGGACGGTCCGGTGACCTCGGTGCAGTTCGACGTCGGCTGGTACTCCGACGGCAGCGCCGACACGCCGGACCTCCTGGAGACCTCGATCGACAAGCCGCAATACACCTCCGGCGACACCATGACGGTGTCGGTCAACGTCCGCACCGCCGGCAAGCTCACCATCAACGTGCTCGGCGACCGTCTGCTCACGACGCAGACCATGGACGTCAAGGAAGGCACCGCGCAGGTGAGGATTCCCGTCGGCAAGGACTGGGGCACCGGCGCCTATGTGGTGGCGACGCTGCGCCGTCCGCTCGATGCCGCCGCGCAACGTATGCCGGGCCGGGCGATCGGGCTGAAATGGTTCGGCATCGACAAGCAGACCCGGACGCTCCAGGTCAAGCTGACGCCGCCGGCGCTGATCCGGCCGAACGCGATGCTGAAGATCCCGGTCAAGCTCGACGGGCTCAACCCGGGCGAGGACGCCAAGATCGTCATCGCGGCGGTCGATGTCGGCATCCTCAACCTCACCAACTACAAGCCGCCGGCGCCGGACGACTATTATCTCGGTCAGCGCCGCCTGACCGCGGAGATCCGCGATCTCTACGGGCAGCTCATCGACGGCATGCAGGGCACGCGCGGCCAGATCAAGTCCGGCGGCGATGCAGGTGCGGCCGAATTGCAGGGCTCGCCGCCCGCGCAAAAGCCGCTCGCGCTCTATTCGGGCATCGTCACCGTCGGCGCTGACGGCAGTGCTGAGGTGAGCTTCGACATTCCGGAGTTCGCCGGCACCGCGCGCGTGATGGCAGTGGCCTGGACCGCGACCAAGCTCGGCCGCGCCCACACCGACGTCGTGATCCGCGATCCCGTGGTGCTGACCGCGACCTTGCCGCGCTTCCTGCTCAATGGCGACCACGGCTCGGTCAATCTCGAGATCGACAATGTCGAGGGGCAGGCCGGCGATTACATCATCAACGTGAAGACGGGCGGCCCGGTGAAGATGACCGGCAATCCCGCGACCACCGTCAAGCTCGCCGCCAAGCAGCGCAACTCGTTCTCGCTCGCGCTCGACGCGACCGCGGCGGGGCAGGCGACGCTCGACGTCGATATCAAGGGACCGAATGGCTTAGCGCTCGCGCGGCACTATGCGCTCGACGTCAAGGCGGCGACGCAGGTGCTGGCGCGGCGCTCGATCCGGACGCTGGCAAAGGGCGAGAGCCTGACGCTGACCTCGGACATGTTCTCTGACCTCGTGCCGGGCACCGGCAGCGTCTCGGTCTCGGCCAGCCTCTCGACCGCGCTCGACGCTGCGACGATCCTCAAGGCTCTCGACCGCTATCCCTATGGCTGTTCGGAGCAGATCACCAGCCGGGCCATGCCGCTGCTCTATGTCAACGAGCTCGCGGCCGGCGCACATCTGGCCATGGACATTGAGGTCGACCAGCGCATCCGCGATGCGATCGAGCGGCTGTTGGCGCGCCAGGGCTCGAACGGCTCGTTCGGCCTGTGGTCGGCCGGCGGCGACGACGCCTGGCTCGACGCGTACGTGGCGGACTTCCTGACCCGCGCCCGCGAAAAGGGCTTTGTGGTGCCGGACGTGTTGTTCAAGAACGCGCTCGACCGCATCCGCAACTCGGTCGTCAACGGCAACGAGCCGGAGAAGGACGGTGGCCGCGATCTCGCCTATGGTCTCTACGTGCTCGCCCGCAATGGCGCGGCACCGATCGGCGACCTCCGCTATCTCGCCGATACCAAGCTCAGTAACCTCGCGACGCCGATTGCGAAGTCGCAGCTGGCGGCGGCTCTCGCGCTGGTCGGCGACCGCAACCGCGCGGAACGCGTCTATGGCGCTGCCCTCGACTCGCTTGCGCCAAAACCGGTGCTGGAGTTCGGCCGCACCGATTACGGCTCGCAGCTCCGCGACGCCGCAGCCCTCGTCTCGCTCGCGAGCGAAGGCAACGCGCCGAAGGCGACGCTGACGCAGGCCGTGTCGCGGGTCGAGACCGCGCGCGGGCTGACGCCCTACACCTCCACGCAGGAGAATGCGTGGCTGGTGCTGGCGGCACGCGCGCTCGCCAAGGAGAACATGTCCATGGAGATCGATGGCCAGCCGGTCAAGACCGCTTTGTACCGGAGCTACAAGGCCGCGACGCTGGACGGCAAGCCGCTGAAGATCACCAACACCGGCGACGCGCCGGTGCAGGCGGTGGTCTCGGTGTCGGGCTCGCCGGTGACGCCGGAGCCGGCGGCTTCGGCCGGCTTCAAGATCGAGCGCAGCTATTTCACGCTCGACGGCAAGCCCGCCGACATCAGCAAGGTCAAGCAGAACGACCGCTTCGCCGTGGTGCTGAAGATCACCGAGGCCAAGCCGGAGTATGGGCACATCATGGTGTCTGACTATCTGCCGGCGGGTCTGGAGATCGACAATCCAAAGCTGGTGTCGTCGGGCGACAGCGGCAAGCTGGGCTGGATCGAGGATGGCGAGGAACCGGAGGATACCGAGTTCCGCGACGATCGCTTCACCGCGGCGGTCGACCGTGCCTCGGATTCCAAATCGATCTTCACCGTCGCCTATGTCGTGCGCGCAGTCTCACCCGGCAAATACGTGCTGCCGCAGGCCTATGTCGAGGACATGTACAATCCCTCGCGTTACGGCCGCACCGGGACGGGGAACGTCGAGGTGCGGGCGGCGAAGTGA
- the pbpC gene encoding penicillin-binding protein 1C, translated as MDGRDKPGHDGRRGRRALRFVSVCAFTLILAICASVASVYSLGPLPLDEARQVSTTIVDRNGKLLRAYAMADGRWRLPVDAKANVDPTYLKLLLAYEDQRFHAHDGIDPLALGRAALQLGTRGHIVSGGSTITMQLARLMEPRRQRSLYAKLRQIARAIELERSLSKNEILDLYLALAPYGGNLEGIRAASIAYLGKEPKRLSLAEAALLVALPQSPETRRLDRYPEAARVARDRVLDRMVEEHQVSIDDAKQAKLVPVPKLRKQMPILAPHASDAALATVKDTPVIKLTLDANLQKVLEPLARDRATALGPNISVGIIVVDNESGDVLARVGSADYFDERRAGQVDMTRAIRSPGSTLKPFIYGLAFEDGFVHPESLIDDRPVRFGSYAPENFDMTFQGTVPVRKALQLSLNVPAIVLLDRVGSSRLASRLRQAGGNLVLPKDEAPGLAMGLGGVGVTLQDLVQLYTGFARLGTTKPLREVMADRDDREPLRLLDQVAAWQVGNVLLGTPPPENAAHNRIAFKTGTSYGYRDAWSVGFDGRMTIGVWVGRPDGAPVAGLVGRVAAAPILFDAFARTGKLPAALPKPPRGTLVAGNAKLPLPLKRFQPVGELVRTGGEQALHIQFPLNGSRIDVDRSSGSEAAAMPVKVAGGVLPMTILVNGTALGEIDGRRQRLIDPPGPGFARLTVIDATGAADTVVIRIQ; from the coding sequence GTGGATGGCCGGGACAAGCCCGGCCATGACGGGCGGAGAGGGCGGCGCGCTCTTCGCTTCGTCTCGGTTTGTGCTTTTACTCTCATCCTCGCCATCTGCGCCTCCGTCGCCTCGGTCTACTCTCTGGGCCCGCTGCCGCTCGACGAGGCTCGCCAAGTCTCCACCACCATCGTTGACCGCAACGGCAAACTGCTGCGCGCCTATGCCATGGCGGACGGCCGCTGGCGGCTGCCGGTCGACGCCAAAGCGAACGTCGATCCGACCTATCTAAAACTGCTGCTCGCCTATGAGGATCAGCGCTTCCACGCCCATGATGGGATCGACCCGCTGGCGCTCGGACGCGCCGCATTGCAGCTTGGGACGCGCGGCCATATCGTCTCGGGTGGCTCGACCATCACCATGCAACTTGCGCGGCTGATGGAGCCGCGGCGGCAGCGCTCGCTCTACGCAAAGCTGCGGCAGATCGCGCGCGCGATCGAGCTCGAGCGCAGCTTGAGCAAGAACGAAATCCTCGACCTCTATCTCGCGCTCGCGCCCTATGGTGGCAATCTCGAAGGCATCCGCGCGGCCTCGATCGCCTATCTCGGCAAGGAGCCGAAGCGGCTCTCGTTGGCCGAAGCCGCGCTTCTGGTCGCGCTGCCGCAATCGCCGGAGACGCGCAGGCTCGACCGCTATCCTGAGGCCGCACGCGTTGCGCGCGATCGCGTACTCGACCGCATGGTCGAGGAGCACCAGGTCAGCATCGACGACGCCAAGCAGGCCAAGCTCGTGCCGGTGCCGAAGCTGCGCAAGCAAATGCCGATCCTGGCGCCGCATGCCTCCGACGCGGCGCTTGCGACGGTCAAGGACACGCCGGTCATCAAGCTGACGCTCGATGCCAATCTCCAGAAGGTGCTGGAGCCGCTGGCGCGCGACCGCGCCACTGCGCTCGGCCCGAACATCTCGGTCGGCATCATCGTCGTCGACAATGAGAGCGGCGACGTGCTCGCCCGCGTCGGCTCGGCCGATTATTTCGACGAGCGCCGGGCAGGGCAGGTCGATATGACCCGCGCCATCCGCTCGCCGGGTTCGACCCTGAAGCCTTTCATTTACGGGCTCGCCTTCGAGGACGGCTTTGTCCACCCCGAGAGCCTGATCGACGACCGACCAGTCCGCTTCGGCTCCTACGCCCCGGAAAATTTCGACATGACGTTCCAGGGCACGGTGCCGGTGAGGAAGGCGCTGCAATTGTCGCTGAACGTGCCCGCCATCGTGCTGCTCGATCGCGTCGGCTCGAGCCGGCTGGCATCGCGGCTGCGGCAGGCCGGCGGCAATCTCGTCTTGCCGAAGGACGAAGCGCCGGGGCTTGCCATGGGGCTCGGTGGCGTCGGCGTGACGCTCCAGGACCTCGTCCAGCTCTATACGGGTTTCGCCCGGCTCGGCACCACGAAGCCGCTGCGCGAAGTCATGGCGGACAGGGATGACCGCGAGCCGCTGCGGCTGCTGGATCAGGTCGCGGCCTGGCAGGTCGGCAACGTGCTGCTCGGCACCCCGCCGCCGGAAAACGCCGCCCATAACCGCATCGCCTTCAAGACCGGCACCTCCTACGGCTACCGCGACGCCTGGTCTGTCGGGTTCGACGGCCGCATGACGATCGGCGTCTGGGTCGGGCGGCCCGATGGCGCGCCCGTTGCGGGCCTGGTGGGCCGCGTGGCTGCCGCACCCATCCTGTTTGACGCCTTCGCCCGGACCGGCAAATTGCCGGCCGCGCTGCCGAAGCCGCCGAGGGGAACTCTGGTCGCCGGCAATGCGAAGTTGCCGCTGCCTCTGAAACGGTTCCAACCGGTTGGGGAACTGGTCCGGACCGGGGGAGAGCAGGCCCTGCACATCCAGTTCCCGCTGAATGGTTCCCGGATCGATGTCGATCGCTCGAGCGGGTCCGAGGCGGCGGCCATGCCCGTCAAGGTCGCCGGCGGGGTTTTACCGATGACCATTCTGGTCAACGGCACGGCGCTCGGCGAGATCGACGGACGCCGCCAGCGCCTGATCGATCCGCCCGGTCCAGGCTTTGCGCGCTTGACCGTGATCGACGCCACTGGCGCCGCGGACACAGTTGTCATTCGAATTCAATGA